The following proteins are encoded in a genomic region of Spirosoma sp. SC4-14:
- a CDS encoding galactitol-1-phosphate 5-dehydrogenase, with translation MKALVLTEYNQFALQDLPQPTIQPNEVLVRVQAVGICGSDVHGMDGSSGRRIPPIVMGHEASGIIADVGSEVKNWSTGDRVTFDSTVYALDDWYSRRGMYNLSDGREVVGVSTPDFKRQGAFAEYVAVPQHILYAIPDNVSFTQAALVEPVAVALHAVSLTPIQVNDSAVVVGAGMIGLFVIQALKLAGCGSIIAIDLDDDRLALATSLGATHTFNAKAGNMASQVQALTYGRGADVAFEVVGAGPTVKTAIECVRKGATVTLVGNLAPTIEIPLQAVVTRQLRLQGSCAINGEYEAALSLISSGRINVEAILSAEVPLEEGADWFRRLYDKEKGLIKVVLKP, from the coding sequence ATGAAAGCCCTCGTTTTAACCGAATACAATCAATTCGCTCTTCAGGATTTGCCTCAACCAACGATTCAGCCGAACGAGGTGCTGGTACGGGTTCAGGCCGTAGGTATTTGCGGCTCCGACGTTCATGGCATGGATGGCAGCAGCGGCCGACGAATCCCACCCATTGTGATGGGGCATGAAGCCTCCGGCATCATTGCCGACGTTGGCTCCGAGGTAAAAAACTGGTCAACCGGCGACCGCGTCACGTTCGACTCCACAGTCTATGCGCTCGATGATTGGTATAGCCGACGTGGCATGTACAACCTCAGCGACGGGCGCGAAGTAGTGGGCGTATCGACTCCCGATTTTAAACGCCAGGGGGCTTTTGCCGAATATGTGGCCGTTCCTCAGCATATCCTCTATGCCATTCCCGATAATGTTTCGTTTACGCAGGCTGCGCTGGTCGAGCCGGTAGCGGTGGCTCTGCACGCTGTTAGCTTAACGCCCATTCAGGTCAACGACTCGGCCGTAGTTGTTGGCGCGGGTATGATTGGGCTGTTTGTAATTCAGGCATTGAAACTAGCGGGCTGCGGCTCCATTATCGCCATTGACCTCGACGACGATCGGCTGGCCCTGGCCACATCGCTGGGCGCTACGCATACGTTCAATGCCAAAGCAGGCAACATGGCCAGTCAGGTACAGGCGCTCACATACGGGCGCGGAGCCGATGTAGCCTTCGAAGTTGTAGGTGCCGGACCTACGGTCAAAACCGCGATCGAGTGCGTCCGAAAAGGAGCAACTGTCACCCTGGTTGGCAATCTGGCTCCTACCATCGAAATTCCATTGCAGGCCGTCGTAACCCGCCAACTCCGATTGCAGGGCTCCTGTGCGATCAATGGCGAATATGAAGCGGCTCTGTCGCTTATTTCCTCAGGCCGCATCAATGTTGAAGCTATTCTGAGCGCCGAAGTGCCACTGGAAGAGGGTGCCGACTGGTTCCGCCGACTCTATGACAAAGAAAAAGGGCTTATCAAAGTTGTGTTGAAACCCTGA
- a CDS encoding DUF4932 domain-containing protein: MRVIAVYLLIFLRIIDGFAQTKPIPTIHTKQNFLIMYLDGERDKLNGINQTLNPFSYNFGLTKPSVPFRLVSEKDSISMFIRYGETTDFRVIREGKGDTLLCHFTSHEFVKAAVFTDTYKKANEGKTVVEIPETYELFNIVVALTEYGKTEAVYKKTDYYQSMMQQFTPYKNHPAVRTLDSLLAKSGDSYHPLKMDSYAYWFEGDQIRKGGIYDRVSWGDINELTPYVPLLEQFAKQSGFRAFYQKNNQYYQSLILDFQKNVDVAAMKIWLEKQFPATHYSAVKVIFSPLVGWNQSANHFSDNGFTEAQMHINFPFIGQKSQPAAIARGQRMTIAFTELNHSYLNPEADKYDESISAAFGDLSKWTTPNTPSLSYGNALSCFEEYMNYALVTLLYYDLFDTETAEKLRLSTENGMVQNRGFRKFREFDQELLRLYKTRKPGQTVADLYPAIIAWSAKQ, translated from the coding sequence ATGAGAGTAATTGCTGTTTATCTACTGATCTTTTTACGAATAATTGATGGATTTGCGCAAACAAAACCAATTCCGACCATTCATACGAAGCAAAATTTCCTGATTATGTATCTGGATGGTGAACGCGATAAGCTCAATGGCATCAATCAAACTCTCAACCCATTCAGCTACAATTTCGGATTAACCAAGCCATCGGTTCCATTTAGGCTGGTTTCGGAAAAAGACTCGATTTCGATGTTCATTCGATACGGGGAAACAACCGATTTTCGCGTGATTCGGGAGGGAAAAGGTGATACGTTACTCTGTCATTTTACCAGCCATGAGTTTGTGAAAGCGGCTGTTTTTACGGATACCTACAAAAAAGCAAACGAAGGCAAAACGGTTGTAGAAATACCAGAAACGTATGAGTTATTCAATATAGTTGTGGCCCTGACTGAGTACGGCAAAACGGAAGCTGTCTACAAAAAAACGGATTATTACCAGTCGATGATGCAGCAGTTTACGCCGTATAAAAACCATCCGGCTGTTCGCACGCTCGACTCGTTGCTAGCTAAATCGGGCGACAGCTATCATCCGCTCAAGATGGATAGTTATGCCTATTGGTTCGAGGGTGATCAGATTCGTAAAGGGGGTATTTATGACCGGGTTAGCTGGGGCGACATCAATGAACTAACACCTTATGTGCCACTCCTGGAACAGTTTGCTAAACAATCGGGCTTTCGGGCGTTTTACCAGAAAAATAACCAATACTACCAAAGTCTGATCCTGGATTTTCAGAAAAATGTAGACGTGGCAGCCATGAAAATCTGGCTGGAAAAACAATTTCCAGCCACACACTATTCGGCCGTTAAGGTTATTTTTTCGCCGTTGGTAGGCTGGAATCAGTCGGCGAATCATTTCAGCGATAACGGATTCACCGAAGCTCAGATGCACATCAATTTTCCATTTATCGGGCAGAAAAGTCAGCCGGCAGCCATCGCGCGTGGGCAACGGATGACCATTGCCTTTACAGAACTGAATCATAGTTATCTGAACCCCGAAGCAGATAAGTATGACGAATCAATTTCGGCAGCATTCGGCGATCTGTCGAAGTGGACGACGCCCAATACGCCTTCGTTGTCGTATGGTAATGCGCTTTCCTGCTTTGAAGAATATATGAATTACGCGCTGGTTACACTGCTTTATTACGATTTGTTCGATACCGAAACAGCAGAGAAGCTACGTCTGTCTACCGAAAATGGCATGGTGCAAAATCGGGGATTTCGGAAGTTTCGGGAGTTTGATCAGGAGCTACTTCGGCTATACAAAACCAGAAAACCGGGCCAGACCGTTGCCGATCTTTACCCGGCTATTATCGCGTGGTCGGCAAAGCAGTGA
- a CDS encoding Gfo/Idh/MocA family oxidoreductase yields the protein MNIAIIGPGKVAHLHAKAALQVPDAKLVAVYGRTYTKAEEFAKHYDIRAYDNVQEMVTREKVDLCLVCTTHPAHREPTIAALDAGSHVLSEKPLASTLDDCDAMIEAARRNSRYLGTISQRRFYEPSQRIRRAIDEGKIGKPVLGTIQMLGWRDEAYYKSDAWRGTWAQEGGGVLVNQSPHQLDLLLWYMGEIDEVYGVWRNLNHPYIEVDDTALAIIKFKNGGLGNIIVSNSQKPGIFGKVHVHGENGASVGVQTDGGALFIAGRSSITDPPVNDLWTVPGEENKLAEFIAEDTAFFNTIDATVYYFGLQIAEFCDAIRENRPPAVTGEDGRNVVALFQAIYESTRTGLPVKF from the coding sequence ATGAACATTGCCATCATTGGGCCTGGAAAAGTGGCCCACCTACATGCCAAAGCGGCTTTACAAGTTCCTGATGCGAAGCTCGTAGCCGTTTATGGACGTACCTATACAAAAGCCGAAGAGTTTGCGAAGCATTATGACATCCGCGCTTATGATAACGTGCAGGAAATGGTTACCCGCGAAAAGGTCGATCTGTGTCTGGTCTGTACGACTCATCCCGCCCACCGCGAGCCAACTATAGCAGCTCTGGATGCAGGTTCTCATGTATTATCCGAAAAACCACTTGCATCGACGCTCGACGATTGCGATGCCATGATTGAAGCCGCCCGACGTAACAGTCGCTATCTGGGCACGATCAGTCAACGGCGTTTTTATGAACCTAGTCAGCGCATTCGCCGGGCAATCGATGAGGGGAAAATTGGTAAACCTGTACTGGGCACTATCCAGATGCTCGGCTGGCGCGACGAAGCGTATTATAAAAGTGACGCCTGGCGCGGCACCTGGGCCCAGGAAGGCGGTGGTGTGCTGGTGAATCAGTCGCCCCACCAGTTGGATTTGCTGCTGTGGTATATGGGCGAAATCGACGAAGTGTATGGCGTTTGGCGAAATCTGAACCACCCTTACATCGAAGTCGATGATACAGCACTAGCTATCATCAAGTTCAAAAATGGGGGTCTGGGCAATATCATCGTCAGTAACTCGCAGAAGCCCGGCATCTTTGGGAAAGTCCACGTTCATGGCGAGAATGGCGCTTCGGTAGGCGTTCAGACCGATGGCGGTGCCTTGTTTATTGCGGGTCGATCGTCAATCACCGATCCGCCGGTCAACGATTTATGGACCGTTCCGGGCGAAGAAAACAAACTGGCCGAATTTATCGCCGAAGACACGGCATTCTTCAACACCATCGATGCAACGGTCTACTATTTTGGGTTGCAGATTGCCGAATTCTGCGACGCCATTCGCGAAAACCGCCCACCTGCCGTTACGGGCGAAGACGGCCGAAACGTAGTGGCCCTGTTTCAGGCCATCTACGAATCAACACGAACCGGACTACCGGTGAAGTTTTAA
- a CDS encoding RagB/SusD family nutrient uptake outer membrane protein encodes MKKIQTYIVLAALALGQFACNQTFLNPSTISQSQAVSSPDGLITLSNGLQYRYTTGGALSVLYARTAGAGLTTREDFVLNVGNADEANLALGGGNVSNINSVVRNLWTQSHLVRSNAELILANTGVVSDAGTKSGIVGYASIFRALSLGTLGLFFEQSPVTTGNNVPFVPRAQVFKEAITTLESAATQVAAAPVSSDFSGKIVTGIDIPNTIQALIARYALFSGDYDKALAAAAKMDLTKKSVFNFDDNTRNPLFEYTFGNLNVFQPTNVNLGLTGSLTPDPADKRLSFLTKPSTNTAVAPVIATAFYTANNAAVPVYLPGEMLLIQAEAYARKGDLTNAIAQLNRVLTKTAAQDAFGLGAALPAYSGAQTADAVLAEIYKNRQIELAFQGFRLEDSRRFGRPGPGSANAERNRNFFPYPLTERNNNTTTPQDPAN; translated from the coding sequence ATGAAAAAAATTCAGACATATATCGTGTTGGCGGCTCTGGCTCTAGGGCAGTTTGCCTGTAATCAGACCTTTCTAAACCCCAGCACCATCAGCCAGTCGCAGGCAGTTAGCTCGCCCGACGGCTTAATTACCCTTTCGAATGGATTGCAGTATCGCTATACCACGGGCGGGGCTTTGAGTGTTCTCTATGCCCGTACGGCCGGTGCCGGTTTGACAACCCGCGAAGATTTCGTACTCAACGTGGGTAATGCTGATGAAGCTAACCTGGCCTTGGGTGGCGGTAATGTGAGCAATATTAACAGCGTGGTGCGCAATCTGTGGACACAAAGCCATCTGGTGCGCTCGAATGCCGAACTAATTCTTGCCAATACGGGTGTTGTTAGCGATGCCGGTACCAAAAGTGGGATTGTTGGCTATGCATCTATTTTTCGGGCGTTATCGCTTGGGACATTAGGCTTATTTTTTGAGCAATCGCCCGTTACGACCGGCAATAATGTTCCGTTTGTGCCACGGGCTCAGGTATTCAAAGAGGCCATTACAACGCTCGAATCGGCAGCAACGCAGGTGGCGGCAGCTCCTGTATCATCCGATTTCTCAGGTAAAATTGTAACGGGCATCGACATTCCCAATACGATTCAGGCGCTGATTGCCCGCTATGCACTGTTTTCGGGCGATTACGACAAAGCACTGGCGGCTGCGGCCAAAATGGATCTGACGAAAAAGTCGGTGTTTAACTTCGATGACAATACGCGGAACCCACTCTTTGAGTACACATTTGGCAACCTGAATGTATTTCAGCCAACCAACGTGAATTTGGGGCTAACGGGTAGCCTGACGCCTGATCCGGCCGACAAGCGGTTGTCGTTCCTCACCAAGCCCAGTACCAACACGGCTGTGGCTCCCGTTATCGCAACGGCGTTCTATACAGCTAACAATGCGGCTGTTCCGGTCTATTTGCCGGGCGAAATGCTACTGATTCAAGCCGAAGCCTATGCCCGCAAAGGCGATCTGACCAATGCCATTGCGCAACTGAATCGGGTGCTAACCAAAACAGCCGCTCAGGATGCGTTTGGGCTGGGTGCGGCTTTACCTGCTTACTCCGGCGCACAAACAGCGGATGCCGTTCTGGCCGAAATCTATAAGAATAGGCAGATCGAACTGGCATTCCAGGGCTTCCGGCTCGAAGATAGTCGTCGGTTTGGGCGGCCGGGACCGGGTAGTGCCAATGCCGAACGCAACCGAAATTTTTTCCCGTATCCGTTGACCGAGCGCAATAACAATACCACAACGCCACAAGATCCGGCGAATTAA
- a CDS encoding SusC/RagA family TonB-linked outer membrane protein yields the protein MTDRYSLISHRFRQVWMLWLALLFSAGALAQNTRYTFTGRVVDETRQPLPGATVLIVGTTLGTSTDADGNYTLTAALKPGPATLAFMIIGYETLQKGITLGNADQITVDAELVTATTNLDEVVVTGSTLSAPKRELGNAISTIKASDLGQSGSGNLVNSLQGKVPGAQITQNSGDPAGGITIRLRGIKSLVGSSDPLYVVDGVIVSNASTNVSQLALSNDVGNASVGQNRLSDINPDDIATINVINGAAAAAQYGSRAANGVVIITTKRGQTGKPQITFSTSFNINELRKSVPVNTYGKQFGFASLRLYPIGGISAAQIAANPGVTTTDVYRDGAYTPLATNVVDVQRYNYFDQIFRTGYGTDNNLSVAGGRENTQYYISFGYLKNQGIIKGTDFTRYNLRARVDQRLATWAKVSVGLSYSNSFSDEKANGNVFYSPINSVNITNNIYDITKRDAAGNLQAVEPTRVNPLSTIEDMKFSQSVNRTISSVQLNLTPLKGLTVDYIVGVDAYSQFGKNYIRPYPYQAVAGLPAARYPNGFAATATNQVLQFNNDLNAQYERQFSDKFKINAAIGYSYQYYQADYSINSGQNLSPFIETVSGASNTTYQVRYDLDRFSLSGMFAQATLGYRNLAFVTGAVRRDQSSKFSPTQTNQYYPKVSGSFIVSDLDFWKNLSFNDAFNSLKLRASYGEAGNLSGIGSYARFYQFSPVGFLGKNTVVPGTQLANPDVQPERMAELEGGIDLAFWGGKIGLGVTAYHQKIKNLVVNRTLAPTTGGTSIVNNVGTMENKGFEVVLDVNPVKTKDFSWDFTVIYNHNRNKVLDLGGLPIISLDPSSASGTPAYLIVGQPVGVFYGSAYARNSDGSLLLSPSGFPQSERAVNQGNGAIDFVPARNGDGSVDVSKPTANVIIGNPNPKWTGSFSTNLSYKKLTLHVLLDAVQGSDVFNADKRTRQGVGLGDYAEQELRGTLKRGYIFGIYNTQEFRVDPGSYTKLREISLGYTLPTLVKAISRLNVALVGRNLYSWDKYTGFDPETNAGGNNDLLRGVDFGNVPIPRTYQLKLTATF from the coding sequence ATGACTGATAGGTACTCACTCATCAGCCATCGCTTCCGGCAGGTCTGGATGCTATGGCTGGCTTTACTGTTTAGCGCAGGAGCTTTAGCGCAAAACACGCGTTATACGTTTACAGGGCGAGTGGTCGATGAGACCAGACAGCCCTTGCCGGGGGCTACGGTCTTGATTGTTGGAACCACGCTTGGAACCTCTACCGATGCCGATGGGAATTACACACTTACCGCAGCGCTTAAGCCTGGGCCTGCTACACTGGCGTTTATGATTATTGGCTACGAAACACTTCAGAAGGGCATTACACTGGGCAATGCCGACCAGATTACGGTCGATGCTGAGTTAGTGACCGCAACAACAAATCTTGATGAAGTTGTCGTTACAGGCTCTACACTGTCGGCTCCCAAACGTGAACTAGGGAATGCCATCAGTACCATCAAAGCATCTGACTTAGGCCAGAGTGGTTCTGGAAATCTGGTGAATTCCTTGCAGGGGAAAGTACCGGGTGCGCAGATTACGCAGAACTCCGGCGACCCGGCGGGTGGTATCACGATTCGTTTGCGTGGTATCAAGTCGCTGGTCGGTTCGTCGGACCCGTTGTATGTGGTCGATGGTGTAATTGTGAGTAATGCCAGTACCAACGTGTCGCAACTGGCGCTGTCGAATGATGTGGGCAATGCCAGTGTTGGTCAGAATCGGTTGTCGGACATCAATCCCGACGATATTGCCACCATTAACGTGATCAACGGAGCGGCTGCTGCTGCGCAATATGGTTCGCGGGCGGCTAATGGCGTTGTGATCATTACAACCAAACGCGGGCAGACGGGCAAGCCGCAGATCACCTTTTCGACCTCGTTCAACATCAACGAACTGCGGAAAAGCGTGCCTGTCAATACTTACGGCAAGCAGTTTGGCTTTGCGTCGCTGCGGTTATACCCAATTGGTGGGATTTCGGCTGCCCAGATTGCAGCCAATCCGGGCGTAACCACTACGGATGTGTATCGGGATGGAGCTTATACGCCCCTGGCTACTAACGTGGTTGACGTACAGCGCTATAATTACTTCGATCAGATTTTCCGGACGGGCTACGGTACCGACAACAACCTGTCGGTTGCGGGTGGTCGTGAGAATACACAGTATTACATCTCATTCGGTTATCTGAAAAACCAGGGCATTATTAAGGGAACGGATTTTACCCGCTATAATCTGCGTGCCCGTGTCGACCAGCGACTGGCAACCTGGGCCAAAGTGTCGGTTGGGTTGAGCTACTCAAACAGTTTTTCTGATGAGAAGGCTAACGGCAACGTATTCTACAGCCCGATCAACTCGGTTAATATCACCAATAACATCTATGATATTACCAAGCGCGATGCAGCCGGAAACCTTCAGGCGGTTGAGCCAACGCGGGTGAACCCACTGTCGACCATCGAAGACATGAAGTTTTCGCAGTCGGTAAATCGTACGATCAGTAGTGTCCAACTGAATCTGACTCCCCTGAAAGGCTTAACCGTCGATTATATTGTGGGGGTCGATGCTTATTCACAGTTCGGTAAAAACTACATTCGTCCGTATCCCTATCAGGCTGTTGCTGGTTTGCCTGCTGCCCGCTATCCAAACGGATTTGCCGCTACAGCTACCAATCAGGTGCTTCAGTTCAACAACGACCTGAACGCTCAGTACGAACGGCAGTTTAGCGATAAATTTAAGATCAATGCAGCCATAGGGTACAGCTATCAGTATTATCAGGCCGATTATTCGATCAATAGTGGGCAAAATCTGTCGCCGTTTATCGAAACGGTTAGTGGAGCCAGTAACACGACCTATCAGGTTCGGTACGATCTGGACCGGTTTAGCCTGAGCGGTATGTTTGCGCAGGCAACGCTGGGATACCGGAATCTGGCGTTCGTTACGGGGGCTGTGCGTCGCGATCAGTCGTCGAAATTTTCGCCGACTCAGACAAACCAGTACTATCCAAAAGTCAGTGGGTCGTTCATTGTATCGGACCTGGATTTCTGGAAAAATCTGTCGTTCAATGACGCCTTCAATAGCCTGAAACTACGCGCCAGCTATGGCGAAGCGGGTAATCTTTCGGGTATTGGTTCGTATGCCCGGTTCTACCAGTTTAGTCCGGTGGGTTTCCTGGGTAAAAACACTGTAGTGCCTGGTACGCAGTTGGCTAACCCCGACGTACAGCCGGAGCGCATGGCCGAACTGGAAGGCGGTATCGATCTGGCTTTCTGGGGCGGAAAGATTGGCTTAGGGGTTACGGCTTATCATCAGAAAATTAAGAATCTGGTCGTAAACCGGACATTGGCCCCCACTACGGGCGGCACGAGTATTGTGAACAACGTTGGCACGATGGAGAATAAAGGCTTTGAAGTCGTACTGGACGTTAATCCCGTCAAAACCAAAGATTTTAGCTGGGACTTCACGGTTATTTACAACCACAATCGCAACAAAGTTCTGGATCTGGGCGGTCTGCCCATCATCAGCCTCGACCCATCGTCGGCGTCGGGTACACCGGCTTACCTGATTGTTGGTCAGCCAGTTGGCGTTTTCTACGGAAGTGCGTATGCTCGTAATTCAGATGGTTCTCTATTGCTTTCTCCATCAGGCTTCCCGCAATCAGAACGGGCTGTAAATCAGGGTAATGGTGCTATTGATTTTGTTCCAGCTCGCAATGGCGACGGATCGGTTGATGTATCAAAGCCAACGGCTAATGTGATTATCGGAAATCCGAACCCAAAATGGACGGGCTCATTCAGCACCAATCTGTCGTATAAAAAACTGACTCTTCATGTTTTGCTGGATGCGGTGCAGGGGTCGGATGTGTTCAATGCCGATAAGCGGACACGGCAGGGCGTAGGGTTGGGCGATTATGCTGAGCAGGAACTTCGCGGTACGCTGAAGCGTGGCTATATTTTTGGTATCTACAATACGCAGGAGTTCCGGGTCGATCCGGGTTCGTATACCAAACTGCGGGAAATATCGCTGGGTTATACACTGCCAACGCTGGTAAAGGCCATCAGTCGGTTAAACGTTGCGCTGGTAGGACGCAATCTGTATTCCTGGGATAAATACACCGGCTTCGACCCGGAGACGAATGCGGGCGGTAATAACGACCTGTTGCGGGGTGTTGACTTCGGGAATGTACCTATTCCACGCACGTATCAGCTAAAACTGACCGCAACATTCTAA
- a CDS encoding S9 family peptidase, translating into MITRTKSSPLVFVAIGLSWLFWGQSLAQTKERYTTLQQALSATGQLNGSAGPRSVNWIEGGNKFSFIDGQSIIKTLSPKDQKEAVVFDGSQLTFPGTNKPFAYRSFQWSKDSKNIFFQTNFRPVYRNSGISDYYVYSVADKKLKLVVNDAQTAELSPDGQKVGYERGGNLFVFDFATKTETQLTNDAQPAFYNGRFGWAYEEEFGLAQAWEWSPDSKFIAFWQSDERQVPIYKLTDYKGFDETFDSLPYPRVGDKNPTVRIGVIELSNKDKQWMKVDLEDGYIPRIYWTTLEGQLAVMHLNRKQNHMRVFMTNARTGDARLILEEKSNTWIDIFDFFAGIDHLLYFPAGVQEFYWVSDRDGYAHLYRYDYTGNLLNAVTSGKWEVTYVHHIDPKAKKAYFTSTEVSPTERHLFVADLDGKNKRRLTTVAGRHTVNFSPSGQYFIDRYANVQTPTQVELRDTKGQLIKALETNKSVTDFLASHAYASKELATFTTSDGQPIDISIIKPLDFDPTRKYPVVIDIYGGPGSQSVYNEFATTGWHQWLAQTGYIVVGVNNRGSGGYGRDFEKIVYEQLGKYESLDFTETAAWLAKQPWVDGNRMAIRGHSYGGFMSSYTMLAHPGVFRVSLVGAPVTDWRLYDSIYTERYMGLLPENNEKYQASAVSPKAGNLAGKMFIAHSTMDENVHVRNTFQLVNALEDAGKDADLRIYPPGAHGVAYSAKTQLLLYQQYTSYLETNLKSVGLN; encoded by the coding sequence ATGATTACTCGTACCAAAAGTAGCCCACTTGTTTTCGTAGCGATAGGCTTAAGCTGGCTCTTCTGGGGGCAGTCTCTGGCTCAGACGAAAGAGCGTTATACTACACTTCAACAGGCACTATCGGCAACTGGTCAGTTGAATGGCTCGGCCGGGCCCCGCAGCGTCAACTGGATTGAAGGCGGAAACAAATTTTCGTTTATCGATGGCCAAAGTATCATCAAAACCCTGTCGCCCAAAGATCAAAAAGAAGCGGTTGTTTTCGATGGCAGCCAACTGACGTTTCCCGGTACAAACAAACCCTTCGCTTATCGTTCTTTTCAGTGGTCGAAGGATTCGAAAAATATTTTCTTTCAGACTAATTTCCGGCCTGTATACCGTAACTCAGGCATTTCAGATTATTATGTCTATTCGGTTGCCGATAAAAAGCTGAAGCTCGTTGTTAACGACGCTCAAACGGCCGAACTGTCGCCCGACGGTCAGAAAGTGGGTTACGAGCGGGGTGGCAATCTGTTTGTGTTCGATTTTGCCACCAAAACCGAAACTCAACTCACCAACGATGCTCAACCGGCATTCTATAACGGTCGGTTTGGCTGGGCTTATGAAGAAGAATTCGGCCTCGCTCAGGCCTGGGAATGGTCGCCGGACAGCAAGTTCATCGCTTTCTGGCAATCGGACGAGCGGCAGGTACCGATTTATAAACTAACCGATTACAAAGGTTTCGATGAAACGTTCGATTCGCTGCCTTACCCACGCGTAGGCGACAAAAATCCTACCGTTCGCATTGGCGTTATTGAGCTTTCCAACAAAGATAAGCAGTGGATGAAGGTCGATCTGGAAGATGGCTATATCCCGCGCATCTACTGGACTACGCTGGAAGGCCAACTGGCCGTAATGCACCTGAACCGGAAGCAAAACCACATGCGGGTGTTTATGACCAACGCCCGCACCGGCGACGCCAGACTGATTCTGGAAGAAAAATCGAATACATGGATCGACATCTTCGATTTCTTTGCCGGTATCGACCATTTGCTCTATTTCCCGGCAGGTGTTCAGGAATTTTACTGGGTTTCGGATCGCGACGGCTACGCCCACCTTTACCGCTACGATTATACCGGAAACCTGCTAAACGCCGTTACCAGCGGAAAATGGGAAGTAACCTACGTGCATCATATCGATCCAAAGGCAAAAAAAGCGTATTTCACCTCCACCGAAGTTTCACCAACCGAACGGCACCTGTTTGTAGCCGATCTGGACGGGAAAAATAAACGCCGACTCACAACGGTAGCGGGTCGACATACGGTCAATTTTTCGCCCAGTGGCCAGTATTTTATCGACCGCTATGCCAACGTACAGACTCCTACGCAGGTAGAATTGCGGGATACCAAAGGCCAATTGATTAAAGCGCTGGAAACCAACAAATCGGTAACAGATTTTCTGGCCAGCCACGCCTATGCTTCCAAAGAACTGGCAACCTTTACGACCTCCGACGGTCAGCCTATCGATATTTCGATCATTAAACCGCTCGATTTCGACCCTACCCGCAAATACCCGGTCGTGATCGATATTTACGGTGGCCCTGGCTCGCAGTCGGTGTATAACGAATTTGCCACAACAGGCTGGCATCAGTGGCTGGCCCAAACGGGCTACATTGTGGTTGGCGTGAACAACCGGGGGAGTGGGGGCTACGGTCGTGATTTCGAAAAGATTGTTTACGAACAACTCGGGAAGTACGAAAGTCTGGATTTTACGGAGACAGCCGCGTGGCTGGCCAAACAACCGTGGGTCGATGGAAACCGCATGGCCATTCGCGGCCACAGCTATGGAGGCTTCATGAGCAGCTATACTATGTTGGCTCATCCGGGTGTGTTCAGGGTTTCGCTGGTTGGCGCCCCCGTTACCGACTGGCGGCTTTATGATTCCATTTATACTGAGCGATATATGGGGCTTTTGCCCGAAAACAACGAAAAATACCAGGCTAGTGCAGTATCGCCAAAGGCGGGCAATCTGGCAGGAAAAATGTTTATCGCACACTCGACAATGGACGAGAATGTGCATGTTCGCAACACGTTTCAGCTGGTCAATGCGCTGGAAGATGCCGGAAAAGATGCTGACTTACGCATTTATCCGCCGGGTGCACATGGGGTAGCCTATAGCGCAAAGACCCAATTGCTGCTTTACCAACAATACACTTCCTACCTTGAAACGAACCTGAAAAGTGTAGGGCTCAACTAA